A stretch of the Denticeps clupeoides unplaced genomic scaffold, fDenClu1.1, whole genome shotgun sequence genome encodes the following:
- the LOC114783666 gene encoding kinesin-like protein KIF3C: MSKPKSCEMVKVVVRCRPLSRKEEASGCERIVDMDVKLGQVALRNPRAAPGELLKTFTFDAVYDATSRQGDLYDETVRPLIDSVLRGFNGTIFAYGQTGTGKTYTMQGQWLEPERRGIIPNSFEHIFTHISRSQNQQYLVRASYLEIYQEEIRDLLAKDHGRKLELKESPDSGVYIRDLSSFVTKNVKEIEHVMNVGNQTRSIGFTNMNEHSSRSHAIFLITVECSQEGPDGENHIRVGKLNLVDLAGSERQAKTGARGERLKEATKINLSLSALGNVISALVDGRSSHVPYRDSKLTRLLQDSLGGNAKTIMVATLGPAPSNYDETLTTLRYANRAKNIRNKPRVNEDPKDALLREFQEEIARLKAQLDKRGILTMERRKRRNRRLKMIEEGPGGESYGVEGDEADDDDDEQGEDEDEDIMEKEAQEYMKEQQEKLETERAAIRDDRSLVAEEKQRMLEEKERMMGDLRKEQEATELLTAKFKAMESKLLVGGKNIIDHTNEQQKMLEQKRQEITEQTRREREIQQQMLLQDEETMELRETFSSLQQEVELKTKKLKKLYAKLQAVKAEIQDVNDEHVRTRQELEQTQNELTRELKFKYLIIENFIPPEEKNKIMNRLVFDAEEEQWKFQPLVPAQNKFTQMKRRPASAVGYKRPISQYARVAIAMGAHSRYRAENVMFLELDMAPPTMFQLEFHRSESDVEPSQEVLLSNASYRETVSATRVRKSRSWCQAPRVISSSGSTLSLACSGSQSLPHPHSASPAKVQQ, translated from the exons ATGTCGAAGCCGAAGAGCTGCGAGATGGTGAAGGTGGTGGTTCGGTGCCGCCCGCTGAGCCGGAAGGAGGAGGCGTCGGGATGCGAGCGCATCGTCGACATGGACGTGAAGCTGGGCCAGGTCGCCCTGCGCAACCCCAGGGCCGCTCCCGGGGAGCTCCTCAAGACCTTCACGTTCGACGCGGTGTACGACGCCACGTCCAGGCAGGGCGACCTCTATGACGAGACGGTGCGGCCGCTGATCGATTCCGTCCTGCGGGGCTTCAACGGCACCATCTTCGCCTACGGCCAGACTGGCACGGGCAAGACGTACACCATGCAAGGCCAGTGGCTGGAGCCGGAGAGGCGCGGCATCATCCCCAACTCCTTCGAGCACATCTTCACCCACATCTCCCGCTCGCAGAACCAGCAGTACCTGGTGCGGGCCTCCTACCTGGAGATCTACCAGGAGGAGATCCGAGACCTGCTGGCCAAGGACCACGGTCGCAAGCTGGAGCTGAAGGAGAGCCCGGACTCGGGGGTCTACATCCGAGACCTGTCCTCCTTCGTCACCAAAAACGTGAAGGAGATCGAGCACGTGATGAACGTGGGCAACCAGACGAGGTCCATCGGCTTCACCAACATGAACGAGCACAGCTCGCGCTCGCacgccatcttcctcatcacCGTCGAGTGTAGCCAGGAGGGGCCGGACGGGGAGAACCACATTCGGGTCGGCAAGCTCAACCTGGTGGACCTGGCGGGCAGCGAGCGGCAGGCCAAGACCGGCGCCCGGGGCGAGCGCCTCAAGGAGGCCACCAAGATCAACCTGTCACTGTCAGCCCTGGGCAACGTCATCTCCGCGCTGGTGGACGGGCGCAGCTCCCACGTGCCGTACCGTGACTCCAAGCTGACCAGGCTTCTGCAGGACTCGCTGGGGGGCAACGCCAAGACCATCATGGTGGCCACGTTGGGCCCGGCGCCTTCCAACTACGACGAAACGCTCACCACGCTCCGCTACGCCAACCGCGCCAAGAACATCCGCAACAAGCCCCGCGTCAACGAGGACCCCAAAGACGCGCTTCTCCGCGAGTTTCAGGAGGAGATCGCCCGGCTCAAGGCCCAGCTGGACAAGCGTGGAATTCTGACcatggagaggaggaagaggaggaacaggaggctGAAGATGATTGAAGAGGGCCCAGGGGGGGAGTCTTATGGTGTAGAAGGAGACGAAGcagacgacgatgatgatgaacaGGGGGAGGATGAGGACGAGGACATCATGGAAAAGGAGGCCCAGGAGTACATGaaggagcagcaggagaagctggagacgGAGAGGGCGGCCATCAGAGACGACCGAAGCCTGGTGGCCGAGGAGAAGCAGAGGAtgctggaggagaaggagaggatgaTGGGAGATCTGAGAAAGGAGCAGGAGGCCACCGAGCTGCTCACCGCCAAATTCAAG GCGATGGAGAGCAAGCTCCTGGTTGGGGGGAAGAACATCATTGATCACACCAATGAGCAGCAGAAGATGCTGGAGCAGAAGAGACAGGAGATCACCGAGCAG ACTCGTAGAGAAAGGGAGatccagcagcagatgctgctACAAGATGAAGAGACCATGGAGCTGAGGGAGACTTTCTCATCTCTACAGCAGGAGGTGGAGCTCAAGACCAAGAAGCTCAAGAAG CTGTATGCCAAGCTGCAGGCGGTGAAAGCTGAGATTCAGGACGTGAACGACGAACACGTGAGAACCAGGCAGGAGCTGGAGCAGACGCAGAACGAGCTCACCAGAGAGCTGAAATTCAA aTATTTGATTATTGAGAACTTCATTCCTCCCgaagagaagaacaagatcatGAATCGGCTTGTGTTTGATGCAGAAGAAGAGCAGTGGAAATTCCAGCCTCTTGTTCCTGCCCAGAA CAAATTCACTCAGATGAAGAGGAGACCTGCCTCTGCAGTGGGCTACAAGCGGCCAATCAGCCAGTATGCCAGGGTTGCCATAGCAATGGGAGCCCATTCCAGATACAGG GCCGAGAACGTCATGTTCCTGGAGCTTGACATGGCCCCGCCCACCATGTTTCAGTTGGAGTTCCACAGGTCGGAATCCGACGTGGAGCCCAGTCAAGAGGTGCTATTGAGCAACGCCTCCTACAGGGAGACAGTCTCAGCCACTCGGGTCAGAAAGTCGCGTTCGTG GTGTCAGGCTCCCAGGGTGATTTCCTCCTCCGGCTCAACCCTCTCCCTGGCATGCTCAGGGTCCCAAAGCCTACCCCACCCCCACAGCGCCTCCCCCGCAAAGGTCCAGCAGTAA